A single region of the Silene latifolia isolate original U9 population chromosome 8, ASM4854445v1, whole genome shotgun sequence genome encodes:
- the LOC141594309 gene encoding E3 ubiquitin-protein ligase AIRP2-like — protein MRLSFSPVAHFCLFLVQWADCNLAGALGLLRILIYMTYSDGKTTMFVHEKQASIKEFYGVIFPSLLQLQTGITEFEARKQKELCSSKYRRYGLHERREFTKLEKELEEECGICMEMNAKVVLSNCCHSLCFKCYQDWYARSQSCPFCRDALKHVKSDDLWIYIDDKDIVEQQFS, from the exons ATGAGACTATCTTTCAGTCCAGTCGCTCACTTCTGTCTTTTTCTTGTTCAGTGGGCTGATTGTAACCTTGCTGGTGCTCTTGGATTACTCAGAATTCTTATTTACATG ACTTATTCAGATGGGAAAACCACAATGTTTGTCCATGAAAAGcaagcaagcattaaagaattTTACG GTGTGATTTTCCCTTCACTGCTGCAACTACAAACAGGAATAACAGAATTTGAAGCAAGGAAACAAAAGGAATTATGCTCTTCAAAGTATAGAAGATATGGTCTTCATGAAAGGCGTGAATTCACGAAACTGGAGAAAGAGCTAGAAGAGGAGTGTGGTATATGCATGGAGATGAACGCAAAGGTTGTACTATCAAATTGCTGCCACTCGCTGTGTTTCAAGTGTTACCAAGACTG GTATGCTCGGTCCCAATCATGTCCCTTCTGTCGAGATGCTCTCAAACACGTAAAATCAGATGATCTTTGGATTTACATCGATGACAAGGACATTGTTGAACAACAGTTTTCATGA